In Penaeus monodon isolate SGIC_2016 chromosome 41, NSTDA_Pmon_1, whole genome shotgun sequence, a single genomic region encodes these proteins:
- the LOC119598750 gene encoding uncharacterized protein LOC119598750 encodes MFPHHSPPMQWAPRSDVAPSAGALSRRDVSPLPSGQESLWFTSSGPSLQLYQQFSGSHQIPPHPTGYLATCVSLGAPTPIDPSKNVMLERYSIPQASAEDYSDVHFLGYKRNLSHQVFQPAGTSMQPRTENKLQDEIRQFMGVMQQYTHNIRSQTKQFQSRQSSAVNLEHSPCFPCHQSPDSSQRDPTHLNSMSYQQPSGNTQPDAHESSEPVTDLRTAQDDNAHFMPLTWTSQDQAIGDPTVSSTIKSPVSNQHKESSTINEKTDMPENVVDARKPSDVPNVLLKPPKRMFSRKGKCLSGLFRKAPQGFPHVSFDFEIYCFLCCRMAAGNNVYEHMFFGNLKCIECGHVVRSCEDFKIVRNSSEVCGVSKRKHRLASWADCPVEFLEYSVKQSLAPNRIEECSSPSTSDVTTELRNYMKKLSLLRFYKPWKSAFRRCSEYVKSMNRTEIDSVLPEDTQEVISREEVGSVIPGDSEEEIHKEEVNSVILGNAQEKNNSEDVRLIFPGETQGKIKREEVNNHIQKDTQEEINRQEIGRDTGRTFYDLIGSQSERQEEPQIEGINIYEALEQYREDSRPSINDTVIVHPSISDGVIIGVKQEPQESTFSLPTFKNHLHDSDKDDNDNDTLRISNNQFEDNRDTAGTYTQDPVTDTQQQPTLWEPNGDDTHANMVEETETCESFQDEISNRISENQAYEKSFELSERLSTRPPDPEDNQVVYYYPSETPPEECPMCYYTLCATMFTLNTTNFRVSTECPDCRLKICIAFKDSACSKKTKRFKCSL; translated from the coding sequence ATGTTTCCCCACCATTCGCCCCCAATGCAGTGGGCGCCAAGAAGTGATGTAGCTCCTTCTGCCGGAGCGCTCAGTCGGAGGGACGTTTCGCCCTTGCCCTCCGGACAGGAGAGCCTATGGTTTACATCTAGCGGCCCTTCCCTCCAGCTGTATCAACAGTTTAGTGGGAGCCACCAGATACCACCACATCCCACGGGGTACCTTGCGACGTGCGTTTCGCTTGGTGCTCCAACGCCGATAGACCCTTCAAAGAACGTTATgctagagagatatagtataccACAAGCATCAGCGGAAGACTATTCTGACGTCCATTTTCTCGGATATAAACGGAACCTGTCTCATCAGGTTTTCCAACCTGCAGGCACAAGTATGCAACCTCGCACTGAAAATAAATTACAAGATGAAATCAGACAGTTTATGGGAGTAATGCAAcagtatacacacaatatacgtTCCCAGACAAAGCAATTTCAGAGTCGACAGAGTTCTGCAGTTAATCTTGAACACAGCCCCTGCTTTCCATGCCATCAGTCCCCTGACAGTTCTCAACGTGATCCTACTCATCTGAACAGCATGTCTTATCAGCAGCCTTCAGGGAATACTCAACCAGATGCTCATGAGTCTAGTGAGCCAGTAACTGATTTACGCACTGCCCAAGATGATAATGCTCACTTCATGCCTCTGACCTGGACCTCTCAAGACCAAGCCATAGGGGACCCTACGGTTTCTTCTACAATAAAAAGTCCTGTTTCGAATCAGCATAAAGAATCTTCCACTATTAACGAGAAAACTGACATGCCAGAGAATGTCGTTGATGCAAGAAAACCCAGTGATGTACCAAATGTCCTATTAAAACCTCCCAAGCGAATGTTTTCCAGGAAAGGGAAATGCTTGTCCGGCCTCTTTCGAAAGGCCCCTCAAGGTTTTCCACATGTCTcttttgattttgaaatatattgttttttgtgctGCAGAATGGCGGCAGGGAACAACGTGTATGAGCACATGTTTTTCGGGAACTTGAAATGCATAGAGTGTGGTCATGTAGTTAGGTCGTGCGAAGACTTTAAAATTGTCAGAAACAGCAGTGAGGTGTGTGGTGTCAGTAAACGGAAACATAGACTTGCCTCTTGGGCCGATTGTCCTGTGGAATTCTTAGAATATAGTGTGAAACAATCCTTAGCACCCAATAGAATTGAGGAATGTAGCTCTCCGTCAACTTCTGACGTTACAACTGAATTGAGGAACTACATGAAGAAGTTATCGTTACTTCGATTTTACAAGCCATGGAAATCTGCCTTCAGGAGATGCTCCGAATACGTGAAAAGTATGAACAGGACAGAAATAGACAGTGTTCTCCCAGAAGATACACAGGAAGTAATTAGTAGGGAAGAGGTCGGTAGTGTTATTCCAGGGGATTCAGAGGAGGAAATCCATAAGGAAGAGGTTAACAGTGTTATTCTAGGGAAtgcacaggaaaaaaataatagtgaagatgTTAGACTTATTTTTCCAGGAGAGAcacagggaaaaattaaaagagaagagGTAAACAATCATATTCAAAAGGACACACAAGAGGAAATTAATAGGCAAGAGATAGGCAGGGACACGGGAAGAACGTTTTATGATCTCATCGGTAGTCAGAGTGAAAGACAAGAAGAACCGCAAATTGAAGGAATAAACATTTATGAAGCACTGGAACAATATCGGGAAGATTCTCGGCCATCAATCAACGACACAGTAATTGTTCATCCATCAATTAGCGACGgagtaattattggagttaagcaAGAACCTCAAGAGAGTACTTTCAGTCTTCCAACATTCAAAAACCATTTACATGACAGTGACAAAGATGATAACGACAACGATACCTTAAGAATCTCCAACAACCAATTTGAAGATAATCGTGATACCGCTGGTACTTACACTCAGGATCCAGTAACAGATACACAGCAACAACCCACCTTATGGGAACCTAATGGTGACGACACCCACGCAAACATGGTTGAGGAAACTGAAACATGCGAAAGCTTTCAGGATGAAATCTCCAACCGTATTTCAGAAAATCAAGCATATGAAAAAAGCTTTGAACTTTCAGAAAGACTTTCAACAAGACCTCCAGATCCAGAGGATAACCAAGTGGTTTATTATTATCCCAGTGAAACTCCCCCTGAGGAGTGTCCTATGTGTTACTACACTCTTTGTGCCACAATGTTTACACTGAATACGACCAACTTCAGAGTGTCCACTGAATGTCCTGACTGCCGCTTGAAAATTTGCATTGCATTCAAAGATTCCGCGTgttcaaaaaagacaaaaagattcAAATGTAGTCTGtga